One genomic window of Arachis hypogaea cultivar Tifrunner chromosome 8, arahy.Tifrunner.gnm2.J5K5, whole genome shotgun sequence includes the following:
- the LOC112708440 gene encoding uncharacterized protein, whose amino-acid sequence MASAIAIAHFCPGRGLTLSCYKRNRFHLHHLRFSSTSLSHAVFSRGYLSTEMFTRPKVHPIICMAKRYAPNTTKRKRLSRKRGGDPDKKRHRRRKGSKKKLFKIIRLVSAAGTGFFYAKKKSRRIHKIDLKKYDPKVKLHVLFTEAK is encoded by the exons ATGGCGTCTGCAATAGCTATAGCACATTTTTGTCCAGGAAGAGGCTTAACTCTTTCTTGCTACAAAAGAAATCGTTTCCACCTTCATCATCTTCGTTTTTCTTCTACTTCTCTCTCCCATGCTGTCTTCTCCAGAG GTTACTTGTCAACTGAGATGTTTACAAGGCCAAAAGTTCACCCCATTATTTGCATGGCCAAAAGATACGCACCAAACACCACAAAGAGAAAG AGATTGAGTAGAAAGAGGGGAGGTGACCCTGACAAGAAGAGACACAGGAGAAGGAAGGGGTCCAAGAAGAAGCTTTTCAAGATCATCAGGCTTGTCTCAGCAGCTGGGACTGGATTCTTCTATGCCAAGAAGAAGAGCAGGAGGATTCACAAGATTGACCTCAAGAAATATGATCCAAAGGTGAAGCTCCATGTCCTCTTCACAGAAGCCAAATGA